The Actinocorallia herbida DNA window CCTCTTCACCAACGAGTTCGTCGACCCGTCCATCGGCCTCACCGACTGAGCACCGGTCACCCGGGCCGTCGGACGCGCCGACGGCCCGGTCCTCCCCACCCCGTCAACGCAGGAAGGAGCACCGTGCCGAGGAACGCCTCGCGGGGCCTCCGGGTCGGGTCGCGCGGTGTCCGGCCGGACGCCGCGGCGAAACTCGCCGGGGACTTCGCCTATGCCACCGGGCTGCACGCCGCAGGCGAACTGCACGGCGCGACGGTGCGCGGCACCGTCGCGAGCGGGATGCTGGACGCGGTCCGGACCGACGCGGCGCTGCGGGTGCCCGGCGCGCGGCTCGTGCTGACGGCCGCGGACGTTCCCGGCGCGCGGCATCTCGGGCTCAAGACGGCCGACACCCCGGTCCTCGCGATCGACCGGGTCCGGTACGCGGGCGAGCCCGTCGCGTTCGTGGTGGCCGAGACGGCCGAGGCCGCGCGGCGGATGGCCCTGCTGGTCGAGCCGGTGATCCGGCCTGCCGAGCCGCTGCTCGACCCGTTCGCGGCACTGGAGGCCGGAGCGCCTCTGGTCGGGGCGGAGTCGAACCTCGTCGCGGAGCTGGAGCTGGCGCACGGAGACGGCGTGCACGGGGCCGTCAAGGTGAGCGCCCGGTGGCGGACCGGACGGCAGGACGCCGCGTTCCTCGCCCCCGAGGCCGGGCTCGCGTCTCCGGGACCGGACGGCTCGGTCGTCCTCGACGTGGCCACCCAGGACGTGCACGAGGACCGCCGCTCGATCGCGCTCGCGCTGGGCCTGCCGCCGGAGAAGGTGCTCGTGCGCCTGGCGGGGGTGGGCGGGGCGTTCGGCGGACGCGAGGACATCACCCTGCACGTCCATCTCTGCCTCGCCGCGCTGCGGACCGGACGGCCGGTGCGCGCCGTGTACGGCCGGGCCGAGTCACTGCACGCCCACCCGCACCGGCACCCGGCGACGATGGACTACGCCCTGTCCGCCGACCGCGCCGGGCGTCTCGTCGCGCTCGACGCCGATCTCCTGCTCGACGGGGGCGCGTACGCCAGCACGTCGCTGCCGATCAGCAAGATCGTGCACTACTTCGCCGCGGGACCCTACCGTATCCCGTCGGTGCGCGTCCGTACCCGGACGGTTCACACGAACAATCCCGTCTCGGGCGCGCTGCGCGGGTTCGGCGCCACCCAGGCGTGCTTCGGCATCGAGTCCACGATCGACCTGCTCGCCGCCGAGCTGGGGCTCGACCCGCGCGAGCTGCGCCGCCGGAACCTCCTGGCCCAGGGCGAGCCGCTGGCCACCAGCCGTCAGCCCCTGACGGGCACGGCCGCCCCCGCCGCGGTGCTCGCCGCGCTCGACGGCGTCCCGCTGCCGCCGGACGCGCCGGGCCGCGGCGTCGGCTACGCGATCGGCATCAAGAGCGCGGGCCTGGGCGACGGCCGCCCCGACCCGGCGGGCATCGGGCTCCGGCTCGACGCGACCGGCCTGACCGTGCGCAGCGCGGCGGCGGAGGTCGGCCAGGGCATCGGCGCGGTGCTGGCCCGGATCGTCGGCAGCCACTTCCCCGACGTCCCCGTCCGCCTGGCCGAGTCGACGACCGGGCTTCCGGTCGCGGGCGGGTCCAAGGCGAGCCGTCAGTCGATGGCCAGCGGCGGGGCCGCCGACCTGGCCTGCCGCGACCTGCTCGCCCGGCTCAACGGCCTCGCCGAGGCGCGCGGGCTCCCGGACTGGCGGTCGGTCGGCCTGCCCGAACTCCTGGACGGCGCCGTGCTGACCGCCGAGGCGGTGAACCCCGGCCTGCCGACGCAGGAGACCGACGCGCGCACCGGCACCGGGCACCTCCACCAGGCCTTCCAGCTCACGGCCCATCGCGCCGTGGTGGACGTGGATCCCGAGCTCGGCACGGCCCGGCTGGTCCAGCTCGTCGCCGCCCAGGACGTCGGCCGGGCGATCGACCCGGTCGGCGTGCGCGGGCAGCTCGTCGGCGGCTCGGTGCAGGGCGCGGGGTTCGCGCTGTTCGAGGAGATCCCGGTCGACGGCGAAGGCCGCCCGCGCGCCAAGGGCTTCGGCGACTACCTGCTGCCGCTGGCCTCGGACGTCCCCGAGGTGATCGCGGTCCCCCTGGAGCACGCCGACGACCGGCTCGCCTTCGGCGCCAAGGGCATCGGCGAGGGGCCGCTGGTCTCCAGCCCGGCCGCCGTCGCCGCCGCGCTGCGCGCCGCCGACGGCTCCCCGGTGGACCGCGTCCCCGCCTACCGGCTCGCCCCCTCTCCGCCCGGCGAGGACGCCGAACGACGGGCCGGGGACGACCCGGGCCCTGGCGTCGTGCTGCGGCCGACCTCCTGGACGGAGGCCGCGGCGCTGCTCCGCGCGCATCCGGACGCCACGGTGCTGGCCGGAGGCACCGCGCTGCTGCCCCGGTTCAACACGGGCGGGCTCCGGCCGTCCACGGTGATCCTGCTCAGCGGCATCAGCCCTGAGCCGCCCCGGATCGGGGACGGAAGGATCAGGTTCGACGCGCGGACCACGGTGGGCGAGGCCCGGACCGTCGCCCGGTGCCTCCCGGAGGATCTCGGCTGGTTCGGCACGCCCGCGGTCCGGCGGAGGGCGACGGTCGTCGGGAACCTCCTGGCGGCCGAAGGCGGGCGGCGTGACCTCGCCGTTCCCCTCCTCGCCGTGGACGCCGTCCTGCTCACCCCGGAGGGCGACGTCGGCCTCGACGAGGTGCTCGACGGTGCCGCGCCGGGTCTCGTCACCGCGATCGAGACGGACGTCCCCCGGCGTCTGGGCTACGCCCGGACCGGTGTGCGGCCCTCCGTCGCGCCGCCCGAGGCGGCCGTCGCGATCGCGTGGCTGCCCCGGCCCCCGGGTGCGGACCGGGTCCGGGTCGTCGCCCGGCTGCGCGCGGCGCGGCCCGAGCGGCTGCGCGACGCCGAGCGGCTGCTCGAACGGCGCGCCCCCCTCGACGAGGTCGCCGCGGCCTGCACCGGGCACGCGCGCCCCTTCGGCGTCCTCGCACGCCGCATTCTGGAGGAGACCCCTTGAAGTTCACCCTGGACGGCCGGACGGTCGAGGCCGAGCCGCGGCCCTGGTCGAGTCTGCGGCAGCTGATCGAAGACGTCGCGCACCCCCTGCCGACCGGCTGCGACACCGGCCACTGCGGCAGCTGCACGGTCCTGCTGGAGGGCGCGCCGACGCCGTCGTGCCTGGTCGGCGCGGTCGAGGCGGACGGGCGCGCGGTCGCGACGGCGCGGACCTCCGCCGATGCCCGGCTCATCGAGGCGTTCGCCGCAGAAGGCGCGGTCCAGTGCGGCTACTGCACGCCCGGCATGCTGGTCACCCTGTCGGCGCTCCTGCGCGAGCGGCGCGGGAAGCCGCTGGCCGCCGAGACGGTCCGCCGCGCGCTGGACGGGAACCTCTGCCGCTGCACCGGCTACGCGGCGATCGTCGCGGCGGCCCTCCGCGCGCACGGAGAGGCGGCCGCATGAGCGGGAAGGCCATCGTCGGCGGCCGGGTCCTCACCATGGACGCCGAGCGCCGCGTCCTGGACCGGGGCACGGTCCTGATCGAGGACGACTCCATCGTCGCGGTCGGGCCCGCCGACACCGTCGCGATCCCGCCGGGCTGCGAGATCATCGACGCGTCCCGGTCGGTCGTCATGCCGGGTCTGGTCAACGCGCACACCCACGGGTCCCCGATCCTGCTCCGGGCGGGCGGCAACCAGGACCGCGGCCTCACCGACTGGCTCTTCAACGACCTCTATCCGGGCCTGGCCCGGTACACGCTCGCCGACCTGGAGACGGCGCTGCGCCACTTCGTCCTGGAAAGCCTCCGCGCGGGTGTCACGACCGTGGTCCTCAACGACCATGTGCACCCCTTCGACCCGCTTCCCGCGATCGACGCCGCCGTGCGCGTCCTCAGCGACACGGGCATCCGCGCCGTCTACGCCCGGATGTTCACCGATGCCCGGCGGCCCGGCTCGCCCGAGCTGATGGACACGATCCGGGCCCGCGAGCCCGGTGTGCGGCCGGCGTCCGTCCTGCGCGACACCGACGCGGTCCTCGCCGATCTCGCGGAGATGTACCGGCGGCACGACCGGGCCGCCTCGGGCCGGATCCGGGTGTGCGCTTCGCCGTCCACCGCCAGCACGGCCGGCCTGCGCGCGCTGGTCGGCAGCCGTGCCCTGGCGCACGAGCACGACGGCATCTGGGCGCTGCACCTCGCCGAGACCCCGGACGACAGGCCCGTCGGCGAGATGTCGGCCGTCGAGTACCTGGCCTCCCACCACCTCCTCGACGACCGCCTGCTGCTCGGCCACGCCGTGCACCTCGGCCCGCGCGACCTGCGGCTCATCGCGGCCGCCGACACCAGGATCTCCACCCAGCCGGTGAGCAACGGGGTGCTGGGCTCGGGCGTCGCGCCCGTCCCGGCGATGCTCCAGGCCGCGATCACGGTCGGCATCGGCACCGACGACGCCAACTGCAACGACGGCTGCGACGTGCTCGCCGACCTCAAGACCCTCGGCGTGGTCCAGCGCGCGGTCAACCGCGACGCGGGCGCCCTCACCGCCGAGGAACTGCTGGAGACCGCCACCCTCGGCGGCGCCCGCGCGGCGGGGCTCGAAGGCACGGTCGGCGCCCTGGTCCCCGGCCTCCAGGCCGATGTGATCCTGCTCGACGCCGCCGCGCCGCACCTCAATCCGGCGCCCGGCCTGCCCGCGATGCTCGCCTGGCAGGCGACGGGACGGGACGTCCGCACCGTGCTCGTCGCCGGTCGCGTGGTGATCCGCGACGGCGTCGCCGACTGGCTCGATCCAGCCGCGGAGACGTCCCTGGTGGACGAGGTGAACGAACGGGCCGCGCGGATCACCGCCGAGGCCGGCATCCCGGCCGTCCGCCCCTGGCGCAGCCGTGTCCCCCGCCGGGCTTTGGCACCGGGGAAGACCTCATCGAGTTTTGGATACAAGATCCCGTCGAGTGCTCGACCGGAAAGCTGAGAGGAGAACCATGAGTCGCACCGCGCCCCTGGACCCCCGTGTGATCGCGGAGGCCCGCCGGATCCTTGCCGACGTCGACCGTGTCACCGATCCCGTCGCCACGGCCCGGCTGCTGCCGCCCGAGGTGTACACCAGCGAGGAGTTCTGGCAGTTCGAGAAGGAGGCGGTCTTCTCCCGCGAGTGGCTGTGCATCGGGCACGTCGGCGAGGTGCCCGAGCCGGGCGACCAGCTCCCGCTGACCGTCCTCGGCGAGCCGATCGTCATGCTGCGCGACACCGAGGGCGACGTCAGGGTCATGTCGGCGGTCTGCCGGCACCGGGGCCACCCGCTGTTCGGCGGGCTCGCTGCCGAGAAGCGGGCGGCCGAAGGCAAGTCGATGACCTGTGTGTCGGCCACACGGATGGTCTGCCCGTACCACAACTGGCAGTTCGGCCTCGACGGCAGACTGGTCGCGGCCCCGTCGATGACCGAGACCGTTCCGGTGAAGCGGCTGCGCGAGACGATCCGGCTACCGCGGATCCGGCACGAGATCTTCCACGGGCTCGTCTTCATCAACTTCGACGACGACGCCGCGCCGCTCGCCCCGACCGTCGCGAAGATGGACGAGGAGCTCGGCACCTTCCACATCGCGGACCTGGTGCCGCTCGAGCCGTTCGAGTTCAAGGACCAGCGGTGGAACTGGAAGATCCACCACGACAACGCCCTCGAGCCCTACCACACCAGCTATGTGCACCGCGGCGTGCACGAGGCGGCGCCCGCCAAGAACGCCCGGTTCATCACGTTCGACGAGGGCGACGGCCAGGTCATGCACCCGACCTACCTGCTCGACGAGAACGCCGGGCTGGCCAGCACCGACGGCAGGCGCACCACGCAGATCATCCCCGGCCTCGGCGAGGAGCAGCGCAAGCGCGTCATGTTCGCGTCGATCCCGCCGATGCTGTTCTCCATCCTCCAGCCGACCTTCGTGCAGCTCGCCTTCATCCACCCGAACGGCCCCGGCTCGATGGACCTGCGCCGGGTCAACCTCTACCCGAGGAGCGCGGTCGAGGAGCCCGGATTCCACGAGGCGTACGAGAAGTTCATGGAGCGCAAGGCCCTCGCCATCCACCAGGACGCCGTCACCACCGCCGCGCTCCAGCAGGGCCTGAACTCCCGCTACGCGCCGCGCGGCCCGCTCTCCTGGATGGAGTCCAACATCCCGCAGCTCAACACCTGGCTGCTGGCCCGCTACCAGAAGGCACTCAAGGAGCTCGCATGACCACCACCACCGACCTCGCCGCCCTCGTCGCGACCCTCGCGGCCAAGGTCGACGCCCTGGAGTCCGAAAGGGCGATCGAACAGCTGATGGTCGACTACATGGCGGCGACCGACGCCGAGTCCGGCAAAGGCGCGAAGGTCGCCGTGCTCTTCACCGAGGACGGCTCCTGGGAGAGCATCGGCCCGCACGGCAACCCGGGCTGGGCGGCGACCGGCCACGAGGCGCTGACCAGGAAGTTCGACCGGAACGTCGAGCGCATGCCGTTCTCCGCGCACTTCGTGACCAACACCGCGATCCAGCTCGGCGTGGACGGCGACCCGGACCGGGCGACCGGCCAGTTCATGTACTTCCAGGCGTGCACCTATCGCGGGGACCGGCCGCTGTGGATCGCCGGCAAGTACCACAACGACTTCAGGCGCGTCGACGGCACCTGGCTCCTGTCGTACATGCGCGTCCACAACTTCTTCACCACCCCGTTCGACCAGGGCTGGGTGAAGGTCCCCCACCTGCAGACCCCCTGAACCGCTTCCACCCTGGAGAGAGAACAGTGCTTCCCTACCGTCACCAGATCCTGCGCAACCTCAAGTTCGGCGCCCTTCCCCGGTTCGTCGCGCTGCAGAAGCAGAAGAACGAGCTGCTGATCGAAGCCGGGCTGACCCCGTACGACGTCTGGGCGCCCGCCTTCGGCGGCCTGCACCACATGGTGCTCGAGGCGCACTTCGCGTCGATGGCCGCGTTCGAGACCGAGCACCTGGCGCAGAAGCAGATAGAGGGCATGGCCACGATCAACGCCGAGCAGCTCGCGTGCGTCATCGAGGGCTCGGCCGAGGACCGCCTCCAGCGCCTCGGCCTCGCCGCCCGATGAGCGCCCCCGAGCCGACGACGCCGCCCGGTCCCCCGCCCGGCGCGGATCCGGGCGGCGTGCTCACCGACCGGTCCTGGTACCGATGGCACGCCCCGTACGACGAGATCGGCTCGGCGCAGACCGACCGGCTCGACGCCGTGCAGGAGCTCATCGCCGAAGCGCTCGACGCCGCCCCGCCGGGCCCGTTGAAGGCGGTCAGCGTCTGCGCCGGCCAGGCCCGCGACCTGCTGCCGATGCTGATCACGCACCCTCGCGGACGTGACGTGGCCGCCCGGATGATCGAACTGGAGCCGCTGAACGCGTCGTTCCTCCACGGCGCGCTCGGCAGCACCGACCTCGAACACGTCGAGGTCCTGGTGGCCGACGCGGGACTCACCGACGCCTACGTCGGCGCCGTGCCCGCCGACCTCGTCCTCATCAGCGGCCCGTTCGCGCACATCGGCCGGACCGACACCCTCCGCACGATCCGCATGCTCCCCCGGCTCTGCGCCCCGCACGCCGCGGTCATCTGGTCCACCCACGGCCAGGCCCTGACCGACCTGTCCCTGGTCCTGGACGCCTTCACCACCGCCGGCTTCACCGGTGCGTCCCGCACCCCCGACGCCAACGCCTTCGCCGCCGGAACCCACCGCCTCACCGTCCCTCCCCCCGCCTTCACCCCCGGAGCCCGCATGTTCACCTTCCCCGAATGACCCCGCCCGCGCCTCCTCCATCCGGACGGCCACCCGGACGGAGGAGGCAGGGAGCGGTCAGGCCGGGGCGGCGGCGATGTCGAGGGTCCAGGTGATGCCGAAGCGGTCGGTGAGCAGGCCGTACAGGGGGGACCAGGGGGAGGGGGCGAGGGGCTGTTTGATCACGGCGTCGGCGGCGAGGCCGTCCCAGCAGGCGCGGAGTTCTTCGGGGGCGGTGCCTCGGACGGAGACGAAGAACGGGTCGCGGCCCCGGTCCCAGTCGAGGTGGGGGTAGACGTCGTAGGCCATGATGCGGAAGCCGTCGGCGGTGGCGACCTGGCCCCAGGCGACGTGATCGGCGGTCTCGGCGGCGGCGTCGCCCATGTCGGCGTAGCTGATGATCGTCAGCTCTCCGCCGAAGACCGACCGGTAGAACTCCAGGGCCGCGCGTGCGGTGCCGCGGAAGTTCAGGTGCGGGGTGACGGCGATGGTCATGATGCGCTCCGTGCTCGTTGAGTGCGCCCGGTGGATCCCGGGCGTCACGGAGCCTCGCAGCGGTGGCGGTCAGTTCCTGTCCGCCATTCGAGGGAGGATGCACGGCATGACCGGAACCCCGTCCCGCATGCTGACGCTGCTGTCGCTCCTCCAGACTCGGCGGGACTGGCCCGGCCGGGTGCTCGCCGAGCGGCTGGACGTCAGCGTCCGGACGGTGCGCCGGGACGTCGACCGGCTGCGGGAGCTCGGGTACCGGATCAGCGCGGCGAAAGGCCCGGACGGCGGGTATCGGCTGGACGCGGGCGCGGCGCTTCCCCCGCTGCTGTTCGACGACGAGCAGGCGATCGCGCTGGCCGTCGCGCTGCGGACGGCGTCTGCGGTGGGGGGCACCGAGATCGGCGAGGCCGCCGCGCGGGCCCTCGCGACGGTCCGGCAGGTGCTCCCCGCCCGGCTGCGGCACCGTGTCGACGGCGTGGCGGTCACCGCGCTCCCCGGCGGCCCCGCGCCGGATCCGGGCGTGCTGGTCGAGGTGAGCGCCGCCGTGACGGCTCGCGAGGAGCTGCGGTTCGACCACATCCCGGTCGGCCGCGCCCCGGACGGGGCGGCGGTCCCCAGACGCGTCGAACCGCACCACGTCGTCGCGAGCGGCGGCCGCTGGTACCTCGTCGCGTGGGATCTGGACCGCGCGGACTGGCGGCTGTTCCGCCTCGACCGGATGACGCCCCGCACCCCGACAGGCCCCCGGTTCGCTCCCCGCCAGGTCCCCGGCGATGACCTCGCCACGTTCCTGTCCGCCCGTTTCAAGGGCTCCGGCACCGCCGACGCCTGGGCCTGCACCGGCGAGGTCGTCCTCTCCCTCCCCGCCCACGAGGTCCTCCCCTATGTCGGCGACGGCCTGGTCGAAGCCGTGGGCCCCGACCGCTGCCGCCTGATCACCGGCTCGTGGTCCTGGGTCGCCCTCGCCGCCTCCCTGGGCCGTTTCGACGCGCCCCTCACCGTCGTCTCCCCTCCCGAGCTCACCGCCGCCTTCGCGCTCCTCGCCGCCCGGTACGGGGCCGCCGCCGAAGACCCGCACGCGAACTCCGCAGGACGCTGACGACAGTGCCGGGATCACGCCTGGCGAAATGCTCCGGTATCCGAAATGCTCTGGTATCAAGGCGTGCGTGCAGTTGCTCCCACGGCACAGCGCACAGCTCCAGCGTCGCCTCGGTGAACGCGATGGCCTGACGGCGCAGGACGGCGACGTCGACGGACGGCGATCACGGCCTCCACGTTGAGCGGGTGGTCGGGGCCGGTCATGCTGTTCGCGTCGACCCCGCCCGACGAGCCGCCGCCCTGGCCGCCCTCGCCGTCCGTGGCCTGGACCGGCACCGGGCTCTCTCCTCACTGGGCGGCGGCATCCGCGCGGCGCCCTGAGGGGCTTACTGCACCGCGAAGCGGATCAGGGCCGGGCGGTCGCCCTGCTTGATCTTGCCGACCCGGTTGATGACCTCAAGCTGCCAGGAGCCGCCGTTCCGGAAGGCGCGGCAGATGGCGTTGGCGTTGTCGGTGCCGAGGAGGGACGGCCAGATGTCGGCGACCTGGCTGCTGGAGCCGCCCGTGGCGTCGTAGATCTTGAAGGAGACGTTGTTGGCCTTGTCGAAGGAGCTTCCCCGCTTGAACGCGGCGGCGATGAAGACGATCGACGTGATCGCGGCGGGGACGTCGGCGAAGGTGACGTGGACGGTCTCGTCGTCGCCCTCGGCGGCGCCGGTCTGCTCGTCGCCGGAGTGCTTGACGGAGCCGTTGCCCAGCGGGTCCAGGGAGTCCAGGCCCGCGAAGCGCACGGGTTCCGCCCCCTGCAGGAGCACCGCGATCAGGTCCAGGTCCACGCCCTTCTTGCGGCGGGCCCGGCCGAGGATGCCGCCGCTGGCCCCCGCGGAAGGATCCCAGGAGACCCCGACGGACATGTGCGTGATGCCCGTGAGGTCGGCGGCGCCGTCTTCTTTGGTGAGGGTGATGGCCATGGGTCCTTCTCCAACCGTTCGTTGCGAGCCGTCTGGGGGGTGAGGCCCTTATTGCTGCGTGGTGCGCG harbors:
- a CDS encoding molybdopterin cofactor-binding domain-containing protein, whose amino-acid sequence is MPRNASRGLRVGSRGVRPDAAAKLAGDFAYATGLHAAGELHGATVRGTVASGMLDAVRTDAALRVPGARLVLTAADVPGARHLGLKTADTPVLAIDRVRYAGEPVAFVVAETAEAARRMALLVEPVIRPAEPLLDPFAALEAGAPLVGAESNLVAELELAHGDGVHGAVKVSARWRTGRQDAAFLAPEAGLASPGPDGSVVLDVATQDVHEDRRSIALALGLPPEKVLVRLAGVGGAFGGREDITLHVHLCLAALRTGRPVRAVYGRAESLHAHPHRHPATMDYALSADRAGRLVALDADLLLDGGAYASTSLPISKIVHYFAAGPYRIPSVRVRTRTVHTNNPVSGALRGFGATQACFGIESTIDLLAAELGLDPRELRRRNLLAQGEPLATSRQPLTGTAAPAAVLAALDGVPLPPDAPGRGVGYAIGIKSAGLGDGRPDPAGIGLRLDATGLTVRSAAAEVGQGIGAVLARIVGSHFPDVPVRLAESTTGLPVAGGSKASRQSMASGGAADLACRDLLARLNGLAEARGLPDWRSVGLPELLDGAVLTAEAVNPGLPTQETDARTGTGHLHQAFQLTAHRAVVDVDPELGTARLVQLVAAQDVGRAIDPVGVRGQLVGGSVQGAGFALFEEIPVDGEGRPRAKGFGDYLLPLASDVPEVIAVPLEHADDRLAFGAKGIGEGPLVSSPAAVAAALRAADGSPVDRVPAYRLAPSPPGEDAERRAGDDPGPGVVLRPTSWTEAAALLRAHPDATVLAGGTALLPRFNTGGLRPSTVILLSGISPEPPRIGDGRIRFDARTTVGEARTVARCLPEDLGWFGTPAVRRRATVVGNLLAAEGGRRDLAVPLLAVDAVLLTPEGDVGLDEVLDGAAPGLVTAIETDVPRRLGYARTGVRPSVAPPEAAVAIAWLPRPPGADRVRVVARLRAARPERLRDAERLLERRAPLDEVAAACTGHARPFGVLARRILEETP
- a CDS encoding (2Fe-2S)-binding protein; protein product: MKFTLDGRTVEAEPRPWSSLRQLIEDVAHPLPTGCDTGHCGSCTVLLEGAPTPSCLVGAVEADGRAVATARTSADARLIEAFAAEGAVQCGYCTPGMLVTLSALLRERRGKPLAAETVRRALDGNLCRCTGYAAIVAAALRAHGEAAA
- a CDS encoding amidohydrolase family protein, yielding MSGKAIVGGRVLTMDAERRVLDRGTVLIEDDSIVAVGPADTVAIPPGCEIIDASRSVVMPGLVNAHTHGSPILLRAGGNQDRGLTDWLFNDLYPGLARYTLADLETALRHFVLESLRAGVTTVVLNDHVHPFDPLPAIDAAVRVLSDTGIRAVYARMFTDARRPGSPELMDTIRAREPGVRPASVLRDTDAVLADLAEMYRRHDRAASGRIRVCASPSTASTAGLRALVGSRALAHEHDGIWALHLAETPDDRPVGEMSAVEYLASHHLLDDRLLLGHAVHLGPRDLRLIAAADTRISTQPVSNGVLGSGVAPVPAMLQAAITVGIGTDDANCNDGCDVLADLKTLGVVQRAVNRDAGALTAEELLETATLGGARAAGLEGTVGALVPGLQADVILLDAAAPHLNPAPGLPAMLAWQATGRDVRTVLVAGRVVIRDGVADWLDPAAETSLVDEVNERAARITAEAGIPAVRPWRSRVPRRALAPGKTSSSFGYKIPSSARPES
- a CDS encoding aromatic ring-hydroxylating oxygenase subunit alpha — its product is MSRTAPLDPRVIAEARRILADVDRVTDPVATARLLPPEVYTSEEFWQFEKEAVFSREWLCIGHVGEVPEPGDQLPLTVLGEPIVMLRDTEGDVRVMSAVCRHRGHPLFGGLAAEKRAAEGKSMTCVSATRMVCPYHNWQFGLDGRLVAAPSMTETVPVKRLRETIRLPRIRHEIFHGLVFINFDDDAAPLAPTVAKMDEELGTFHIADLVPLEPFEFKDQRWNWKIHHDNALEPYHTSYVHRGVHEAAPAKNARFITFDEGDGQVMHPTYLLDENAGLASTDGRRTTQIIPGLGEEQRKRVMFASIPPMLFSILQPTFVQLAFIHPNGPGSMDLRRVNLYPRSAVEEPGFHEAYEKFMERKALAIHQDAVTTAALQQGLNSRYAPRGPLSWMESNIPQLNTWLLARYQKALKELA
- a CDS encoding nuclear transport factor 2 family protein — encoded protein: MTTTTDLAALVATLAAKVDALESERAIEQLMVDYMAATDAESGKGAKVAVLFTEDGSWESIGPHGNPGWAATGHEALTRKFDRNVERMPFSAHFVTNTAIQLGVDGDPDRATGQFMYFQACTYRGDRPLWIAGKYHNDFRRVDGTWLLSYMRVHNFFTTPFDQGWVKVPHLQTP
- a CDS encoding SAM-dependent methyltransferase; this translates as MSAPEPTTPPGPPPGADPGGVLTDRSWYRWHAPYDEIGSAQTDRLDAVQELIAEALDAAPPGPLKAVSVCAGQARDLLPMLITHPRGRDVAARMIELEPLNASFLHGALGSTDLEHVEVLVADAGLTDAYVGAVPADLVLISGPFAHIGRTDTLRTIRMLPRLCAPHAAVIWSTHGQALTDLSLVLDAFTTAGFTGASRTPDANAFAAGTHRLTVPPPAFTPGARMFTFPE
- a CDS encoding VOC family protein — encoded protein: MTIAVTPHLNFRGTARAALEFYRSVFGGELTIISYADMGDAAAETADHVAWGQVATADGFRIMAYDVYPHLDWDRGRDPFFVSVRGTAPEELRACWDGLAADAVIKQPLAPSPWSPLYGLLTDRFGITWTLDIAAAPA
- a CDS encoding helix-turn-helix transcriptional regulator produces the protein MTGTPSRMLTLLSLLQTRRDWPGRVLAERLDVSVRTVRRDVDRLRELGYRISAAKGPDGGYRLDAGAALPPLLFDDEQAIALAVALRTASAVGGTEIGEAAARALATVRQVLPARLRHRVDGVAVTALPGGPAPDPGVLVEVSAAVTAREELRFDHIPVGRAPDGAAVPRRVEPHHVVASGGRWYLVAWDLDRADWRLFRLDRMTPRTPTGPRFAPRQVPGDDLATFLSARFKGSGTADAWACTGEVVLSLPAHEVLPYVGDGLVEAVGPDRCRLITGSWSWVALAASLGRFDAPLTVVSPPELTAAFALLAARYGAAAEDPHANSAGR
- a CDS encoding TerD family protein codes for the protein MAITLTKEDGAADLTGITHMSVGVSWDPSAGASGGILGRARRKKGVDLDLIAVLLQGAEPVRFAGLDSLDPLGNGSVKHSGDEQTGAAEGDDETVHVTFADVPAAITSIVFIAAAFKRGSSFDKANNVSFKIYDATGGSSSQVADIWPSLLGTDNANAICRAFRNGGSWQLEVINRVGKIKQGDRPALIRFAVQ